A genomic region of Desulfovibrio sp. contains the following coding sequences:
- a CDS encoding Bax inhibitor-1/YccA family protein, which produces MSYSRSVAQSSATSVASLYMRQVYQWMTAGLAVTTVVAYAVASSPAVQAAIFGNTIVLILMLVAQFGLVIALSAAVHKMSGGTATGLFLLYSAVTGATLSSIFVVYPIASIANAFLVTTGTFLAMSVYGTVTKRDLTSMGSFLFMGLIGIIIASLVNIFLKSSMMDFIISCLGVLIFTGLTAYDTQKLRRFGENAPMEDGTAVRRGAILGALTLYLDFINLFLMMLRLFGGNRE; this is translated from the coding sequence ATGTCATACAGCCGCAGTGTTGCTCAAAGCTCCGCTACCAGCGTTGCTTCCCTTTACATGCGTCAGGTTTATCAGTGGATGACGGCCGGTCTGGCGGTAACCACAGTTGTAGCCTACGCAGTTGCCAGTTCGCCTGCCGTGCAGGCGGCCATTTTTGGCAACACCATTGTGCTTATTCTCATGCTGGTGGCCCAGTTCGGTCTTGTTATCGCCCTTTCGGCGGCGGTTCACAAAATGTCCGGCGGCACGGCCACGGGTCTGTTCCTGTTGTATTCCGCCGTTACGGGCGCAACGCTTTCGTCCATCTTTGTGGTCTACCCCATTGCGTCCATCGCCAACGCGTTTCTGGTAACCACTGGCACCTTCCTTGCCATGTCGGTCTACGGCACAGTCACCAAGCGCGACCTCACGTCCATGGGCAGCTTTTTGTTCATGGGCCTCATAGGCATTATCATTGCCTCGCTGGTGAACATCTTCCTCAAGAGCAGCATGATGGACTTCATCATCAGCTGCCTTGGTGTACTTATCTTCACCGGCCTGACCGCCTATGACACGCAGAAGCTGCGCCGGTTCGGCGAAAACGCCCCCATGGAAGACGGCACCGCCGTCCGCCGCGGCGCCATCCTTGGCGCACTGACGCTTTACCTCGACTTCATCAACCTTTTCCTCATGATGCTGCGCCTGTTCGGCGGCAACCGCGAGTGA
- the rnr gene encoding ribonuclease R — protein MKKKKSQRGAPGASAHTPGFPSREELLEAFSAQSRPMRVDGLLRVLGLARRAKGDLEAALTTLAEQGRLLRLRGGLWARPEALKHITGRFSSLRDGGGFVTPMRPIAEDENNRDSQLEFTGARDVYIPAALTGEAWHQDIVRVALSPGASRGPSPEGRITEVVERGLKEIPAHAAHRTGHTLFCRPADARLSVNFSVELAAGETPPEPGTLVLLAPVQRLASDLWTARIVGDYGREDDVAVQEELVKLNHEVPRDFPAGVLAEVQHLPSGPTPEDMHDREDVRGLPLVTIDGADARDFDDAVEVEDRPGGGWLLRVAIADVSHYVRPRGNGSTGALDAEALSRGNSWYFPKSVEPMLPEALSNGLCSLRPDEDRLAMLAEIPFSAQGKPGKPRFAQVVMRSAARLTYDQVKACMLDKDAATLAALRENPRGEEAITMLQRAFALYAALRDARRQRGSLDFDLPEADSRLDEAGRVVWIGHRQRHDAHRLIEEFMIAANEAVARHLRDVGMPFLYRVHPLPDPERLESLFDTLAGVGMEDLPPRPDAAAMQGILARVQGTDQEFLVNRLCLRAMPQARYQPFNEGHFGLASQAYCHFTSPIRRYADLLTHRALKTALGIGVGALPAGQKLLRISDQINRRERAAMACEREMDRRMGCLALLPRVGEHFKGMVAGVTDFGIFVELADMPVEGMIRIDDLGDDWYDFDPRTMSLVGQRSGVMWRMGQSLEVALAEVNLGRLEIRLMPLELPKAAQGNWRGRGKTSRKPAHKGGAKPGRTSRPGGSRSGWKITSPGDESSKGGATGKARRSEGGPKRGSKAGGKGGTGTRGRTTGNNSKKRGR, from the coding sequence ATGAAAAAGAAAAAATCCCAACGCGGAGCGCCCGGCGCTTCCGCCCATACCCCCGGCTTTCCCTCCCGCGAGGAACTGCTGGAGGCCTTTTCCGCCCAGTCGCGCCCCATGCGCGTGGACGGTCTTTTGCGTGTGCTGGGCCTCGCCCGCCGCGCCAAGGGCGACCTTGAAGCCGCGCTGACAACGCTGGCAGAGCAGGGCCGCCTGCTGCGCTTGCGCGGCGGCCTCTGGGCGCGCCCCGAAGCCCTCAAGCACATTACAGGCCGTTTCAGTTCGCTGCGCGACGGCGGGGGCTTTGTTACGCCCATGCGCCCGATTGCCGAAGACGAAAACAACCGTGACAGCCAGCTGGAATTTACCGGCGCGCGCGATGTGTATATTCCCGCTGCGCTGACCGGCGAAGCCTGGCATCAGGATATCGTGCGCGTGGCGCTCTCCCCCGGTGCATCGCGCGGCCCATCCCCCGAAGGGCGCATCACTGAGGTTGTGGAACGCGGCCTCAAGGAAATCCCCGCCCATGCAGCCCATCGCACAGGGCATACACTTTTTTGCCGTCCGGCGGATGCGCGCCTCTCCGTCAATTTCAGCGTGGAGCTGGCTGCTGGCGAAACGCCCCCCGAGCCGGGCACGCTGGTATTGCTGGCCCCGGTGCAGCGCCTTGCCTCCGACCTGTGGACAGCCCGCATTGTGGGCGACTATGGCCGCGAGGATGATGTGGCAGTGCAGGAGGAACTGGTCAAGCTCAACCACGAGGTTCCGCGCGACTTTCCTGCCGGGGTGCTGGCTGAAGTCCAGCACCTGCCCAGCGGCCCCACGCCTGAAGACATGCACGACCGCGAAGACGTACGCGGCCTGCCCCTTGTGACCATTGACGGCGCGGACGCCCGCGACTTTGACGATGCTGTGGAGGTCGAAGACCGCCCCGGCGGCGGCTGGCTGCTGCGCGTGGCCATTGCCGATGTGAGCCACTATGTGCGCCCGCGAGGCAACGGCAGCACTGGGGCACTGGATGCGGAAGCTCTTTCGCGCGGCAACTCCTGGTATTTCCCCAAGTCCGTGGAACCCATGCTGCCCGAGGCCCTTTCCAACGGCCTGTGCAGCCTGCGCCCGGACGAAGACCGCCTCGCCATGCTGGCGGAGATTCCATTTTCCGCACAGGGCAAGCCCGGCAAACCGCGCTTTGCGCAGGTTGTCATGCGTTCTGCGGCCCGGCTGACCTACGATCAGGTCAAGGCCTGCATGCTCGACAAAGATGCTGCGACCCTTGCCGCCCTGCGCGAGAACCCGCGCGGCGAAGAAGCCATCACCATGCTGCAGAGGGCCTTTGCCCTGTACGCGGCCCTGCGCGATGCCCGCCGTCAGCGCGGAAGCCTTGATTTTGACCTGCCCGAGGCAGACAGCCGCCTGGACGAAGCCGGGCGCGTGGTCTGGATCGGGCACCGCCAGCGGCACGACGCCCACCGCCTCATTGAGGAATTCATGATCGCGGCCAACGAGGCCGTAGCGCGCCACCTGCGCGATGTGGGCATGCCCTTTCTCTACCGCGTGCATCCCCTGCCCGACCCGGAACGGCTGGAAAGCCTTTTTGACACTCTCGCGGGCGTGGGTATGGAAGACCTGCCGCCCCGACCGGACGCAGCAGCCATGCAGGGCATTCTTGCCCGCGTGCAGGGCACGGATCAGGAATTTCTGGTCAACCGCCTCTGCCTGCGGGCCATGCCGCAGGCTCGCTATCAGCCTTTCAACGAGGGGCATTTTGGCCTTGCTTCGCAGGCCTACTGCCACTTTACCTCGCCCATCCGCCGCTATGCCGACCTGCTGACCCACCGGGCGCTCAAAACCGCGCTGGGCATCGGCGTGGGCGCGCTGCCCGCTGGGCAGAAGCTGTTGCGCATCAGCGACCAGATCAACAGACGCGAACGCGCGGCCATGGCCTGCGAACGCGAAATGGACCGCCGCATGGGCTGCCTTGCCCTGCTGCCCCGCGTGGGCGAACACTTCAAGGGCATGGTGGCCGGGGTCACGGACTTTGGCATTTTTGTGGAACTGGCCGACATGCCAGTGGAAGGCATGATCCGCATCGATGACCTCGGCGATGACTGGTACGACTTTGACCCCCGCACCATGAGCCTTGTGGGCCAGCGCTCCGGCGTCATGTGGCGCATGGGCCAGAGCCTTGAGGTCGCGCTGGCGGAAGTGAATCTGGGTCGGCTTGAAATCCGGCTCATGCCGCTGGAACTGCCCAAGGCCGCGCAGGGTAACTGGCGCGGCAGAGGCAAAACATCCCGCAAGCCAGCTCACAAAGGCGGCGCAAAACCGGGACGCACAAGCCGCCCCGGAGGTTCGCGCTCCGGCTGGAAGATCACCTCGCCCGGCGACGAGTCCAGCAAGGGGGGAGCAACGGGCAAGGCCCGCCGCAGCGAGGGCGGCCCAAAGCGTGGCAGTAAGGCCGGAGGCAAGGGCGGCACGGGCACACGCGGGCGCACCACAGGCAACAACAGCAAAAAGCGGGGCCGCTGA
- the murJ gene encoding murein biosynthesis integral membrane protein MurJ, whose translation MALLSAQQRMGAAALILAASTVLSRLMGLARDKIISWQFGAGGESDMYFAAFVVPDIINYLLAGGFMSITIIPLLTRRFQEDEADAWRFFSCVFCWMAAASTLLTLGGMALAPWLAQAVAPGFTPEQWARLAFFMRIILPAQIFFLCGACVTALLFMRRQFRVPALAPLIYNGAIIAVGLLLPWLATTQTAQATLPAGLLAHMDGMTGYCVGVTLGAALGTFALPLRVAGQQGLRLHMEWRHPLMGKFLLTALPLMLGQTIMMLDEQFLRVFGSLAGDGAVSLLNYARRITQVPVGLVGQAAAVASYPFLVALLAQGDTERFNTTLRTALRASVALIIPCAFCMAATSWPILGVIFQGGRFSPADTLATLPLTRIMLAATPFWIIYMVLVRAYYAHGDTITPAVTGSIMTALCIPMYYWWAVPNGAWAIAALSGLSVSLYVLWLVGIWIRRHGSGAFTGLTGLAARVIFCSLPATAAGWWVSEVCMRSFTLSPILKACVVLMLGSCAFMALFLPLAWQTAPEALEPVLQRLRRKRGAA comes from the coding sequence ATGGCCTTGCTTTCCGCACAGCAGCGTATGGGCGCAGCCGCGCTCATACTGGCGGCCAGTACGGTTCTTTCGCGCCTCATGGGTCTTGCGCGCGACAAGATCATTTCTTGGCAGTTCGGCGCTGGCGGCGAATCCGATATGTATTTCGCCGCCTTTGTGGTTCCGGACATCATCAATTATCTGCTGGCGGGCGGCTTTATGTCCATCACCATCATCCCCCTGCTAACCCGCAGGTTTCAGGAGGATGAGGCGGATGCCTGGCGCTTTTTTTCCTGCGTTTTCTGCTGGATGGCGGCTGCCTCCACCCTGCTGACCCTTGGCGGCATGGCCCTTGCGCCCTGGCTGGCGCAAGCGGTGGCCCCCGGTTTTACGCCGGAGCAGTGGGCGCGGCTGGCCTTTTTTATGCGCATCATCCTGCCCGCCCAGATATTCTTTCTGTGCGGGGCATGCGTTACCGCTTTGTTGTTCATGCGGCGTCAGTTCCGCGTGCCGGCGCTGGCCCCGCTGATCTATAACGGGGCCATCATTGCCGTGGGCCTGCTATTGCCCTGGCTGGCAACCACGCAGACTGCGCAGGCGACTCTGCCAGCAGGCCTGCTGGCCCACATGGACGGCATGACCGGTTACTGCGTGGGCGTGACCCTTGGCGCGGCCCTTGGCACTTTTGCACTGCCCCTGCGGGTAGCGGGCCAGCAGGGCCTGCGGCTGCACATGGAATGGCGGCACCCGCTCATGGGCAAATTTCTGCTCACGGCCCTGCCCCTCATGCTGGGGCAGACCATCATGATGCTGGACGAACAATTTCTGCGGGTCTTTGGCAGCCTGGCGGGCGATGGCGCGGTGAGCCTGCTCAACTACGCACGGCGCATCACCCAGGTTCCTGTGGGGCTGGTGGGCCAGGCCGCCGCTGTGGCGTCCTATCCTTTTTTGGTGGCGCTGCTGGCGCAGGGCGACACCGAGCGATTTAACACCACCCTGCGCACGGCTCTGCGGGCCAGTGTTGCCCTTATCATTCCTTGCGCGTTCTGCATGGCGGCCACAAGCTGGCCCATTTTGGGCGTTATTTTTCAGGGCGGGCGCTTCAGCCCCGCAGACACGCTGGCTACCCTGCCGCTCACGCGCATCATGCTGGCCGCCACGCCCTTCTGGATTATCTACATGGTGCTGGTGCGCGCCTATTACGCCCACGGCGACACCATCACCCCGGCTGTGACCGGCAGCATCATGACGGCGCTGTGCATACCCATGTATTACTGGTGGGCTGTTCCCAACGGGGCGTGGGCCATCGCGGCCCTTTCGGGCCTGAGCGTGAGCTTGTACGTGCTCTGGCTGGTGGGCATATGGATTCGCCGCCACGGCAGCGGGGCTTTTACTGGCCTGACAGGGCTTGCGGCGCGGGTGATTTTTTGCAGTCTGCCCGCCACGGCTGCGGGCTGGTGGGTTTCTGAGGTCTGCATGCGCTCGTTTACGCTGTCCCCCATCCTCAAGGCCTGCGTAGTGCTGATGCTGGGCAGTTGCGCCTTTATGGCCCTGTTTCTACCCCTTGCATGGCAGACCGCGCCCGAGGCTCTGGAGCCAGTTCTGCAAAGGCTGCGCCGCAAGCGCGGCGCAGCCTGA
- a CDS encoding metal-dependent hydrolase has translation MKWITHQATAVAAALALHLPWEGVAAACAGAVLPDVLDQRIAGLAPTRRGRQKVFNAIHRGTTHWFGWWMAVCVAAFALSPASLGSLGRDALLGLGFGGLSHVLLDMLTPSGVPLTPFSRQNKLSLKLCSTGSLGEYCFLACVAGATWLFFHEDLLRLTRKLGHGSLF, from the coding sequence ATGAAATGGATTACGCATCAGGCCACGGCTGTGGCGGCGGCGTTGGCGCTGCATCTTCCCTGGGAGGGCGTGGCAGCGGCTTGCGCTGGCGCGGTGCTGCCCGATGTGCTCGATCAGCGCATCGCGGGCCTCGCGCCCACCCGCAGGGGCCGCCAAAAAGTGTTCAACGCCATCCACCGGGGAACAACGCACTGGTTCGGCTGGTGGATGGCGGTTTGCGTGGCGGCTTTTGCCCTTTCGCCTGCCAGCCTTGGTTCCTTGGGGCGCGATGCCCTGCTCGGCCTGGGTTTTGGCGGGCTGAGCCATGTGCTGCTGGATATGCTGACCCCCTCAGGGGTGCCGCTGACGCCCTTTTCGCGGCAGAACAAACTGTCGCTCAAGCTGTGCTCCACAGGCAGCCTTGGTGAATACTGTTTTCTGGCCTGCGTGGCAGGGGCAACGTGGCTGTTCTTTCATGAAGACCTGCTGCGTTTGACCCGCAAACTGGGCCACGGAAGCTTGTTCTGA